In Desulfobulbus oralis, one DNA window encodes the following:
- the cas8c gene encoding type I-C CRISPR-associated protein Cas8c/Csd1, with protein sequence MILQALKDYYDRKAADPESGIAPPGWSAKALPFLIVLNADGSVVNIEDTQEMDGRMKRAKVFLVPQEVKRSSGIAANFLWDNVEYVTGTVCKGKTTRVAQQFAAFRERLASHQTLPAIDAVLRFLARPDIDNALSRFPAWEEAKKTCAFLSFKLGATDTIIFADPAVKALVNRMAAPTGKAQTICLVSGQQDAVAKLHPAIKGVQGTNTTGGNIVSFNFPAVWSFGKEQGANAPVGEAAAFAYTTALNTLLGRDSAQKLRVGDATTVFWADRPCTFEDEMAAFFAEPPKDDPDALTNHVAALLQSVDSGAFAHDDEATRFFVLGLSPNSARIVIRFWHAGTVAELAGRFAGYFRDLELTHGPRDKDHLSLWRLLVATAVQGKTENITPNLAGNFMRAILEGLPFPETLLAAAVLRCKAEGEVGYPRAKLIKGCLNRKLRLNNPNQERSLTVSLDKDNPNIGYRLGRLFATLEKIQQEANPGINATIRDRFYSAASCTPLSVFGNLMRLKNHHLAKLENAGRRVNFERLIGEIVSGFPAFPAHLSLDDQGRFAIGYYHQQQDFFSKKVESN encoded by the coding sequence ATGATTCTTCAGGCCCTGAAAGACTATTACGACCGCAAGGCCGCTGACCCGGAATCGGGTATTGCGCCGCCGGGCTGGAGCGCTAAGGCCCTGCCCTTTCTCATTGTGCTCAATGCCGATGGCAGCGTGGTGAACATTGAGGACACGCAGGAAATGGACGGCAGAATGAAACGAGCAAAAGTGTTTCTTGTGCCGCAGGAAGTCAAACGTTCATCCGGGATTGCTGCCAATTTTCTTTGGGACAACGTTGAGTATGTGACTGGCACTGTCTGCAAGGGCAAAACGACCCGGGTAGCACAGCAGTTTGCGGCTTTTCGGGAGCGTCTTGCATCTCATCAGACCCTGCCTGCCATTGACGCGGTGCTGCGTTTCCTTGCCCGACCGGACATTGACAACGCGCTCTCCCGCTTCCCCGCATGGGAAGAGGCCAAGAAAACCTGCGCCTTTCTTTCCTTCAAACTTGGCGCGACGGATACGATCATTTTTGCCGACCCGGCAGTGAAGGCTCTGGTGAACCGCATGGCCGCACCAACGGGCAAGGCGCAAACAATCTGCCTGGTTTCCGGTCAACAGGATGCTGTGGCCAAGCTGCATCCGGCCATCAAGGGTGTTCAGGGCACGAATACCACTGGTGGCAATATTGTCTCGTTCAATTTCCCGGCGGTCTGGTCTTTCGGAAAAGAACAGGGCGCAAACGCTCCGGTCGGTGAAGCTGCAGCCTTTGCTTACACTACAGCGCTCAACACGCTTTTGGGCAGGGATTCAGCTCAAAAGCTGCGGGTGGGTGACGCCACCACCGTATTCTGGGCCGATCGGCCCTGTACCTTTGAAGATGAAATGGCTGCCTTTTTCGCCGAACCGCCCAAAGACGATCCGGATGCGCTGACAAACCATGTCGCGGCCCTGCTGCAATCAGTGGACAGCGGCGCATTTGCCCATGATGACGAAGCTACCCGTTTTTTCGTGCTGGGTCTCTCACCCAACTCCGCCCGGATTGTCATCCGCTTCTGGCACGCGGGTACGGTGGCGGAACTGGCCGGCCGCTTTGCCGGGTATTTCCGCGATCTGGAACTGACGCACGGCCCCAGGGACAAGGATCACCTTTCCCTGTGGCGGCTTCTGGTTGCCACTGCCGTGCAGGGCAAAACGGAAAATATCACGCCCAATCTGGCCGGCAACTTCATGCGCGCCATTCTGGAGGGCCTGCCTTTTCCCGAAACCCTGTTGGCGGCGGCGGTTCTGCGCTGCAAGGCGGAGGGTGAAGTCGGTTATCCACGCGCCAAACTGATCAAAGGCTGTCTCAACCGCAAACTGCGCCTCAATAACCCCAACCAGGAAAGGAGTCTTACCGTGAGTCTGGACAAGGACAATCCCAATATCGGCTACCGGCTCGGGCGGCTGTTCGCCACCCTGGAAAAAATCCAGCAGGAAGCCAATCCCGGTATCAATGCCACCATCCGCGACCGTTTTTACTCCGCCGCTTCGTGCACACCGCTGTCCGTATTCGGCAATCTGATGCGCCTCAAAAATCATCATCTCGCCAAACTGGAAAACGCTGGCCGCAGGGTCAATTTCGAGCGGCTGATTGGTGAAATTGTCAGCGGTTTTCCGGCCTTTCCCGCGCATCTTTCGCTAGATGACCAGGGCCGTTTTGCCATTGGCTACTACCACCAGCAGCAGGATTTTTTCAGCAAAAAAGTTGAAAGCAACTAA
- the cas7c gene encoding type I-C CRISPR-associated protein Cas7/Csd2, with protein MSTELQNRYDFLLVFDVKDGNPNGDPDAGNLPRVDAETGEGLVTDVCLKRKVRNYVQLTRAGQEDYDIFVKEKAILNNQIAQAYADLGINLDEAPKNPKDGAKRNTKGQGQGSEVQSARQKMCARYYDIRTFGAVMSTGANAGQVRGPVQLTFGRSVDPIVTLEHAITRMAVATEAEAEKQGGDNRTMGRKNTVPYGLYVAHGFVSPALAQQTGFDEDDLELLWQALTDMFEYDRSAARGMMATQRLIVFRHDSALGNAHAHKLFERVNISRKEGVAVPRSFADYVLSIRREGLSGVELIEKP; from the coding sequence ATGAGTACCGAACTGCAAAACCGCTATGATTTTCTGCTTGTTTTTGACGTAAAAGACGGCAATCCAAACGGCGATCCGGATGCAGGCAATCTGCCGCGCGTGGATGCCGAAACCGGCGAAGGACTGGTCACCGATGTCTGCCTGAAGCGCAAGGTACGCAATTATGTCCAGCTAACCAGGGCCGGCCAGGAGGACTATGATATTTTTGTCAAGGAAAAGGCCATATTGAACAACCAGATTGCCCAGGCCTACGCCGATCTGGGCATCAATCTGGACGAAGCACCAAAAAATCCCAAGGACGGGGCCAAACGAAACACCAAGGGGCAGGGGCAGGGTTCTGAAGTGCAATCCGCACGGCAGAAAATGTGCGCACGCTATTATGACATCCGGACCTTTGGGGCGGTCATGTCGACAGGCGCCAATGCCGGTCAGGTGCGCGGCCCGGTGCAACTGACCTTTGGCCGCTCCGTTGACCCGATTGTGACGCTTGAGCATGCCATCACCCGCATGGCGGTGGCGACCGAGGCCGAAGCGGAAAAGCAGGGCGGCGACAACCGCACCATGGGCCGCAAGAACACGGTGCCCTACGGGCTCTATGTGGCGCATGGCTTTGTCTCGCCAGCCCTGGCGCAGCAGACCGGCTTTGACGAGGATGATCTTGAGCTGCTTTGGCAGGCGCTGACTGATATGTTCGAGTATGACCGTTCCGCCGCCCGCGGCATGATGGCAACGCAGAGGCTGATCGTGTTCCGTCATGACTCGGCCCTGGGCAACGCGCACGCGCATAAGCTCTTTGAGCGGGTGAACATCAGCAGGAAAGAAGGTGTGGCCGTGCCACGCTCCTTTGCCGATTATGTCCTCAGCATCAGGCGCGAGGGCCTGAGCGGCGTGGAACTCATTGAAAAACCGTAA
- the cas4 gene encoding CRISPR-associated protein Cas4, giving the protein MDEADFIPLSALQHYAFCPRQCALIHLEQVWAENAHTVEGRILHETAHSGESRMRDGLRQVTDLPLRSQALGVSGRADVVEFHREGSGWRPYPVEYKKGAPKGHAGADAVQLCAQAICLEEMLGLCLSEGAVYYGEAHRRRLVALDAGLRDKTAATARAVHELLASGQTPPPRKQPHCQSCSLMQICMPELVAAPHRAAQYLHSLWHEP; this is encoded by the coding sequence ATGGACGAAGCCGATTTCATCCCCCTGTCCGCACTCCAGCACTATGCCTTTTGTCCGCGGCAGTGCGCGCTGATCCACCTGGAGCAGGTCTGGGCGGAAAATGCGCATACGGTCGAGGGCCGGATCCTGCACGAAACGGCCCACAGCGGCGAAAGCCGGATGCGGGACGGCCTGCGGCAGGTCACGGATCTGCCGTTGAGGTCTCAGGCCCTGGGCGTGAGCGGCCGGGCGGATGTGGTGGAATTCCACCGGGAAGGCTCGGGCTGGCGGCCCTATCCGGTGGAATACAAAAAGGGTGCGCCCAAAGGTCATGCCGGAGCCGACGCCGTGCAGCTCTGCGCCCAGGCCATCTGTCTGGAAGAAATGCTGGGTCTCTGCCTGAGCGAAGGGGCGGTGTATTACGGCGAAGCGCACCGGAGGCGCCTGGTCGCGCTGGATGCGGGACTTCGCGACAAAACCGCTGCAACTGCCCGGGCGGTGCACGAGCTGCTGGCAAGCGGCCAGACGCCGCCACCACGGAAACAGCCCCATTGCCAGTCGTGCTCGCTTATGCAAATCTGTATGCCGGAGCTGGTGGCTGCGCCGCATCGGGCAGCGCAGTATCTGCACAGCCTGTGGCATGAGCCATGA
- the cas1c gene encoding type I-C CRISPR-associated endonuclease Cas1c, which yields MKRHLNTLFVTTQGAWLSKDGECIVLSLEGRELGRIPIHTLGALVCFGRVICSPFLLDHCAQNGVTVSWLTEHGRFIATLQGPTTGNVLLRREQYRLADDEAAAAALARAFITGKIANCRTVLQRSLRDRPQDHGDGSLSQACEALGRCLRRLPGTESLDALRGVEGEAATIYFGVFDRLLSPQVQGIRFTGRNRRPPQDEVNCLLSFFYALLVNDLRGALEGVGLDPQMGFLHRLRPGRPSLALDMMEEFRPVLADRLALTLLNRGQLRARDFEHTASGAVLLREKARKEALVAYQERKRDEVLHPFLNERMTLGLLWHMQARLLARCIRGELDAYPPYVIR from the coding sequence ATGAAACGCCATCTCAATACGCTTTTTGTCACCACCCAGGGCGCCTGGTTGTCCAAGGACGGCGAGTGCATCGTCCTGAGTCTGGAAGGCAGGGAACTGGGCAGAATTCCCATTCACACGCTGGGGGCCCTGGTCTGTTTCGGCCGGGTGATCTGCAGCCCCTTCTTACTGGATCACTGTGCGCAAAACGGTGTGACCGTGTCGTGGTTGACGGAACATGGCCGCTTCATAGCCACTCTGCAGGGACCGACCACCGGCAATGTGCTCCTCAGGCGGGAGCAGTACCGGCTGGCAGACGATGAAGCGGCAGCAGCGGCTTTGGCCAGGGCCTTCATCACCGGCAAAATCGCCAACTGCCGCACCGTATTGCAGCGCAGCCTGCGGGACCGCCCCCAGGATCATGGGGATGGCTCGCTGTCTCAGGCCTGCGAGGCTCTGGGGCGCTGTCTCCGGCGCCTGCCGGGAACCGAGTCGCTGGACGCGCTGCGCGGGGTGGAAGGCGAAGCGGCAACGATCTATTTTGGCGTGTTCGACCGGCTGCTCTCGCCGCAGGTGCAGGGAATCCGCTTTACCGGTCGTAACCGAAGGCCACCGCAGGACGAGGTGAATTGCCTGCTGTCCTTTTTTTACGCACTTCTGGTCAATGATCTGCGCGGCGCACTGGAAGGGGTTGGTCTGGACCCGCAAATGGGCTTTCTGCATCGCCTGAGACCCGGCCGGCCCAGTCTGGCCCTGGACATGATGGAGGAATTTCGGCCCGTGCTGGCCGACCGGCTGGCGCTCACCCTGCTCAACCGGGGCCAACTCAGGGCCCGGGATTTCGAGCATACGGCATCTGGCGCGGTGCTGCTCAGGGAGAAGGCTCGCAAGGAGGCGCTGGTGGCCTACCAGGAACGTAAACGGGACGAGGTGCTGCATCCCTTTCTCAACGAGCGCATGACCTTGGGCCTGCTCTGGCATATGCAGGCCAGGCTTCTGGCCCGCTGCATTCGTGGCGAGCTGGACGCTTATCCGCCCTATGTCATCAGGTGA
- the cas2 gene encoding CRISPR-associated endonuclease Cas2, whose amino-acid sequence MLVLVSYDVNTEDAAGRRRLRRIARKCCSWGQRVQYSVFECSLTPAQWTALRAALISEMDEDKDSLRFYFLGASWRGKIEHVGAKPAYDPEGPLIF is encoded by the coding sequence ATGCTGGTTCTGGTCAGTTACGACGTCAATACGGAAGATGCGGCCGGCCGGCGGCGACTCCGCCGTATTGCCCGGAAGTGCTGCAGTTGGGGCCAGCGGGTGCAGTACTCGGTCTTTGAATGCAGCCTGACGCCAGCCCAGTGGACAGCTCTGCGCGCCGCACTGATCAGTGAGATGGACGAGGACAAAGACAGCCTGCGCTTTTACTTCCTGGGGGCATCCTGGCGTGGCAAAATCGAGCATGTAGGTGCCAAACCGGCCTACGATCCGGAAGGGCCGCTGATTTTCTGA